A window of Eubacteriaceae bacterium ES3 contains these coding sequences:
- a CDS encoding 4Fe-4S binding protein: MKKNFNYRLITQIFFFILIALISVNKTLSQIGLGIPILATASLHALCPFGGVETLYSFIISGMLIEKVAGSSLILMGLIFLLALFFGPVFCGWVCPLGSFQELIGLLGKKLFKKKYNKFIPQNIHNILRFFRYFVLAWVLYITAQSGTLLFINLDPYHALFKFWTGTVATQALILLLTIIILSLFVERPWCKYACPYGAILGLFNKIRIFKLKRNTDTCIDCKKCTRICPMQINVCQNEIVSNLNCISCMKCTSSANCPKTDTLDLQIAAKNNVVKIKPAILSFIVFLIIFGGIFATTALGFWETSSKVDNNSGIQKKQQAIVSMTEAPNKKVDY, from the coding sequence ATGAAAAAGAACTTTAATTACAGATTAATAACTCAAATCTTCTTCTTTATTCTGATTGCATTAATCTCTGTCAATAAAACACTATCGCAAATTGGTTTGGGTATCCCAATTCTAGCAACAGCATCGCTTCATGCTCTTTGTCCATTTGGTGGCGTAGAAACACTTTATTCTTTTATAATTTCTGGAATGCTTATCGAAAAGGTTGCTGGCTCTTCATTGATTCTAATGGGCCTTATTTTTTTATTGGCACTTTTTTTCGGACCTGTTTTTTGTGGTTGGGTCTGCCCGCTGGGTTCATTTCAGGAGTTGATAGGACTACTTGGAAAAAAACTGTTCAAAAAAAAGTATAATAAATTTATACCCCAGAATATTCATAATATTCTGCGATTCTTCCGCTATTTCGTCCTAGCCTGGGTATTATACATAACCGCCCAATCGGGAACTCTTCTCTTTATTAACCTAGACCCTTATCATGCTCTTTTCAAATTCTGGACTGGCACTGTTGCCACTCAGGCACTGATACTGCTTTTAACGATCATTATTTTATCGCTTTTTGTTGAACGGCCCTGGTGCAAATATGCCTGCCCTTATGGCGCCATTTTAGGACTTTTTAATAAGATCAGAATTTTTAAATTGAAAAGAAATACCGATACATGTATCGATTGCAAAAAATGTACTAGAATTTGTCCTATGCAAATAAATGTTTGTCAGAATGAAATTGTCTCTAATCTCAATTGCATCAGTTGTATGAAATGCACTTCTAGCGCCAACTGCCCTAAAACTGATACCCTTGATCTGCAAATTGCTGCAAAAAATAATGTTGTGAAAATAAAACCTGCCATTCTATCATTTATTGTATTCCTGATTATTTTTGGTGGGATCTTTGCTACAACTGCTTTGGGGTTTTGGGAAACCAGCTCAAAAGTTGACAACAATAGCGGAATCCAGAAAAAACAGCAGGCAATTGTTAGTATGACAGAGGCTCCAAATAAAAAGGTCGATTATTAA
- a CDS encoding ArsB/NhaD family transporter: protein MTEATYFFLSLAIFIGVYVLIIMDKLDRTLVALAGGMLMIFLQIINQKDAIGAIDFDTLALLIGMMMIVMVMRRTGIFEYLAIKMLKISKADPQKLIILLSLITGILSGLLDNVTTIMLIIPVTLSVAKDLRLDPIPFIIAEIFSSNIGGTATLIGDPPNIMIGSAMDLSFNDFLINNAVIALPILIVTSFLFSLLYKRILVADETVKQKLLEVDESDAIHDPVLLRKSLVIFVLVILGFIFNGFIHVESATIALTGAVALIFLSGISSEEIFIEVEWKTIFFFIGLFILVGGIEATGVIEMLAEEVLYLTGGDIFSTSISILWVSALASAFIDNIPFVATMIPMITDMGILSGMDVYPLWWALSIGACLGGNGTVIGASANVVAIGLAEGQGYRISFGNYFRVAFPFMIMTVFVAMIYIILRFLI from the coding sequence ATGACAGAAGCAACTTATTTTTTTCTGTCGCTGGCAATTTTTATCGGTGTTTATGTTCTAATTATAATGGACAAATTGGATCGGACATTGGTCGCGCTGGCAGGCGGTATGTTGATGATTTTTTTGCAAATTATCAATCAAAAGGATGCGATTGGTGCGATTGATTTTGATACCCTGGCTTTGCTGATTGGAATGATGATGATTGTCATGGTAATGCGGCGAACTGGAATTTTTGAGTATCTGGCAATCAAAATGTTAAAAATTTCCAAGGCTGATCCGCAAAAACTGATTATTTTGCTTTCGCTGATTACAGGTATTTTATCCGGATTATTAGACAATGTTACAACGATCATGCTGATAATACCAGTGACATTAAGCGTCGCTAAAGATCTGCGTCTAGATCCGATTCCTTTTATTATTGCTGAGATTTTTTCATCTAATATTGGAGGAACTGCAACTTTGATAGGCGACCCTCCCAATATTATGATTGGTAGCGCAATGGATCTTTCTTTTAATGATTTCTTAATTAACAACGCTGTTATTGCTTTGCCGATTTTGATTGTCACTTCATTTTTGTTTTCATTATTATACAAACGTATTTTAGTAGCAGATGAAACAGTTAAGCAAAAACTCCTGGAAGTTGATGAATCGGATGCAATTCATGATCCTGTACTATTGAGAAAGAGTCTGGTAATTTTTGTTCTGGTCATATTAGGTTTTATTTTTAACGGATTTATACATGTAGAATCAGCAACGATTGCCTTGACTGGAGCTGTGGCTTTGATCTTTTTATCTGGTATTTCATCGGAAGAAATATTTATTGAAGTTGAGTGGAAAACAATCTTCTTTTTTATTGGACTGTTTATTCTAGTTGGAGGTATAGAAGCGACGGGTGTTATTGAAATGTTGGCTGAAGAGGTTCTTTATCTTACAGGTGGTGATATTTTCAGTACTTCAATATCAATTTTATGGGTATCTGCTCTCGCATCTGCATTTATTGATAATATTCCTTTTGTTGCAACGATGATACCGATGATCACGGATATGGGGATTTTATCGGGAATGGACGTATATCCACTGTGGTGGGCATTGTCAATTGGAGCTTGTTTGGGTGGAAATGGAACAGTTATTGGAGCAAGTGCAAATGTTGTTGCGATTGGGCTGGCAGAAGGACAGGGTTATAGAATATCATTTGGAAATTACTTTCGGGTTGCCTTTCCTTTTATGATTATGACAGTCTTTGTTGCAATGATTTATATCATACTGCGTTTTCTCATTTGA
- a CDS encoding DUF2252 domain-containing protein has translation MIYGLTRNQQIATSNMNIESGREVREKISFKDQSVFNAVERDPVAMIESQNNIRIPELIPLRHKKMASSPFSFFRGTALLMAHDLSKQAQTGIHAIICGDAHIGNFGFFASPERRLIFDLNDFDEAAPGPWEWDLKRFLTSIILVGREQDMSENRIREICLEAAKHYRNGLSLMLSMSSLERYFLIGDEVLFLDSFSKSSRADFEKIIDKAKTRTSDQVINKMTETDQFGRRIFIEKPPIVERVKNDLMDKVESCYKEYLKNVRPDIGVLLSQHIPTDIARRVVGVGSIGTRCYLLVLTCEDESHLVLQIKQASDSAVSCYCQKNFTTPETMEHGLGNGYRVVSHQQMLQAVSDPFLGYFTSKDGFDFYVRQFRDMKGTVKLDELDTDTFKEYARNCAIVLARAHAQSPYANWIKGYMGESDEFDHAIYEWSRAYSNQVREDYKTYVNTLGLGTEK, from the coding sequence ATGATTTATGGATTGACAAGAAATCAGCAGATTGCAACATCAAATATGAATATCGAAAGTGGCAGGGAGGTGAGAGAAAAAATAAGTTTTAAGGACCAGTCGGTATTCAATGCGGTAGAACGAGATCCGGTTGCGATGATTGAGAGCCAGAATAACATCAGAATTCCGGAACTCATTCCCTTGCGACATAAAAAAATGGCTTCATCACCCTTCTCGTTTTTTCGGGGCACAGCTTTGTTGATGGCACATGACTTGTCAAAACAGGCTCAGACAGGCATTCATGCTATTATTTGTGGTGATGCACATATTGGGAATTTTGGCTTTTTTGCATCTCCTGAACGGCGGTTGATCTTTGATCTCAATGATTTTGATGAGGCTGCACCTGGTCCATGGGAATGGGATTTAAAACGTTTCCTGACAAGTATTATATTAGTTGGTCGAGAACAGGATATGAGTGAAAATAGAATCAGGGAAATATGTCTCGAAGCGGCCAAGCATTACCGAAATGGATTGTCATTGATGCTTTCAATGAGTTCCCTTGAACGATATTTTTTAATTGGTGATGAGGTGTTGTTTTTGGACAGCTTTTCTAAATCATCGCGAGCAGATTTTGAAAAGATAATCGATAAAGCCAAAACTAGAACTTCAGATCAGGTAATCAATAAAATGACTGAAACAGACCAGTTTGGACGTCGGATTTTCATTGAAAAACCACCGATAGTTGAACGGGTCAAAAACGATTTAATGGATAAAGTGGAAAGTTGTTATAAGGAGTATTTAAAAAATGTGCGTCCGGATATTGGGGTATTATTATCTCAGCATATTCCAACCGATATTGCCAGAAGAGTTGTGGGTGTTGGGAGTATTGGAACCAGATGCTATTTACTGGTTCTGACCTGTGAAGACGAAAGTCATCTGGTATTACAAATTAAGCAGGCTTCAGACTCAGCTGTTAGCTGCTATTGTCAGAAAAATTTCACGACTCCTGAAACGATGGAGCATGGCCTGGGAAATGGATATCGGGTGGTCAGTCATCAACAGATGCTTCAGGCGGTTTCTGATCCATTTTTAGGTTATTTTACCAGTAAAGATGGATTTGATTTTTATGTACGTCAATTTAGGGATATGAAAGGAACGGTAAAACTTGACGAACTGGATACGGACACATTTAAAGAATATGCCAGAAACTGCGCAATAGTTCTAGCTCGAGCCCATGCCCAAAGTCCATATGCAAATTGGATTAAAGGGTATATGGGAGAAAGTGACGAGTTTGATCATGCAATTTATGAGTGGAGTCGGGCTTATTCTAATCAAGTTCGAGAAGATTATAAGACTTATGTAAATACTCTAGGACTTGGAACGGAAAAATAA
- a CDS encoding EAL domain-containing protein, whose protein sequence is MNNHRISDFFKLKILKKFEDDETIITLKILKNRIYAILSLLIVIFSGPVLFYGAYLFYQNGQHLFAFLEILVYLVISLSVFLPAIRVSVKKIILVMCTYFFSLILLFNTGPMGAGMISIIMAFVLSTTLLDKRQNIIFFIVNFLISVIITVFLYTGLLDDFAIAYYDSYWLINILTLQLVLLGLTIFHHMIYEGLEKQTKEIIKSKEELAASEENFRVLADTTVDVIWVYNIDLERFVYISPSITTFRGISVEEALEETLEETILPEFREPIREEIAKTLKEFKQNPTDPKCYINEVQQPNKDGGTIWIETASRYRYNKKGEIEIVSSSRNIMERKQKEAEIEYLDVHDPLTDLYNRKILMKRMLNEEPFSSVISINIDNFRVINEELGHKEGDRILRDIAIKIETAVNNRGTVYRAGGDEFVAVIKLTDEKGVFKVAEEINKAISTQFMSGKRLLFLTASLGISLGKKNAVLSETVREADAALYVAKKEKNRILLYQPSMEKRRSWEAIIEKELKTALENNEFEIVYQPIYDLKEDKFNHAEALLRWNHPEYGLISPVDFIPVAEKIRLIIPITNWIIKKVCFQSKIWQNVGLHDMVIGINISLLSFENRGTELMDAVENGIQEADIKPTSIKLEITESCLIRDTKELIKTFNQIKKIGVQLALDDFGTGYSSFGSLKDFPFDMIKLDRSLISNIEQDKREEQIARALITIIHSLNILVVAEGIETRQQFEILKNMNCDYIQGFYFSQPLMPDDLNSYCKKK, encoded by the coding sequence ATGAATAATCACAGAATCAGCGATTTTTTCAAACTAAAAATATTAAAAAAATTTGAGGATGACGAAACGATCATCACCCTCAAGATTTTAAAAAACAGGATTTATGCAATCTTGTCATTGCTGATAGTTATTTTTAGCGGACCAGTTCTTTTTTATGGAGCTTATCTTTTTTATCAGAATGGTCAACATTTATTTGCGTTTTTGGAGATTTTAGTTTATCTGGTTATTAGTTTGTCCGTTTTTTTACCTGCTATCAGAGTTTCTGTAAAAAAAATAATTCTGGTAATGTGCACATATTTTTTTAGTCTTATTCTGCTTTTTAACACCGGTCCAATGGGGGCTGGCATGATTAGTATTATTATGGCTTTTGTTTTATCTACAACACTACTTGATAAAAGACAGAACATTATATTTTTTATAGTCAATTTTCTGATTTCTGTAATTATAACAGTTTTTTTATATACAGGTTTGTTAGACGATTTTGCTATTGCCTACTATGACAGTTACTGGTTGATCAATATACTGACATTACAACTAGTTTTGTTGGGCCTTACAATTTTTCATCATATGATTTATGAAGGGTTGGAAAAACAGACAAAAGAAATTATCAAGTCAAAAGAAGAATTGGCAGCAAGCGAAGAAAATTTTCGGGTTCTGGCTGATACGACAGTGGACGTTATCTGGGTGTATAATATTGATTTAGAACGTTTTGTCTATATTAGTCCGTCAATTACAACGTTTAGGGGTATAAGTGTTGAAGAAGCGTTGGAAGAAACACTTGAAGAAACCATTCTTCCGGAGTTTAGAGAACCAATTCGAGAAGAAATTGCTAAAACGCTAAAGGAGTTTAAACAAAATCCAACCGATCCAAAATGCTATATCAACGAGGTTCAGCAGCCTAATAAAGATGGTGGTACGATCTGGATTGAAACAGCTTCAAGATACCGCTACAATAAAAAGGGAGAAATTGAAATTGTTAGTTCCAGTCGAAATATTATGGAGCGTAAACAAAAGGAAGCTGAAATTGAGTATCTGGATGTTCATGACCCGTTAACCGATTTGTATAATCGAAAAATTTTGATGAAACGGATGTTGAATGAAGAACCATTTTCGTCAGTAATTAGTATAAATATTGATAACTTTCGAGTAATAAACGAAGAATTGGGACATAAAGAAGGGGATCGGATTTTAAGGGATATAGCCATTAAAATTGAAACTGCGGTTAATAATCGCGGCACTGTTTATCGTGCTGGTGGCGATGAGTTTGTTGCAGTTATTAAACTGACTGATGAAAAAGGCGTTTTTAAAGTAGCTGAAGAAATTAATAAAGCTATTTCCACGCAATTTATGTCAGGAAAAAGGCTCTTGTTTTTGACTGCTTCACTGGGAATCAGCCTGGGTAAGAAAAATGCGGTTTTATCTGAGACAGTTAGAGAAGCAGATGCAGCGTTATATGTCGCTAAAAAAGAAAAAAATAGAATTCTTTTATACCAACCTTCGATGGAGAAAAGGAGAAGCTGGGAAGCAATTATTGAAAAGGAGCTAAAAACAGCCCTTGAAAATAATGAGTTTGAAATCGTCTATCAGCCAATTTATGATTTGAAGGAAGATAAATTTAATCATGCTGAAGCTTTGCTGCGTTGGAATCATCCTGAGTATGGCCTGATTTCTCCAGTTGATTTCATTCCAGTTGCTGAAAAAATACGTCTTATTATCCCGATTACAAACTGGATCATTAAAAAAGTATGCTTTCAAAGTAAAATCTGGCAAAATGTCGGACTTCATGATATGGTAATTGGGATTAATATCTCATTGTTATCGTTTGAGAATCGCGGAACAGAATTGATGGATGCAGTTGAAAATGGAATTCAGGAAGCAGATATTAAACCGACTTCGATAAAATTGGAGATTACTGAGAGCTGTCTGATTAGAGATACAAAAGAGTTAATCAAAACTTTTAACCAGATCAAGAAAATTGGCGTTCAGCTGGCGTTAGATGATTTTGGAACCGGCTATTCTTCCTTTGGCAGTTTGAAGGATTTTCCTTTTGATATGATCAAACTGGATCGCTCTTTGATTAGTAATATTGAACAGGATAAACGAGAGGAGCAAATTGCCAGAGCATTGATTACCATTATTCATAGTTTGAATATTCTGGTGGTAGCAGAAGGCATTGAAACGCGTCAGCAGTTTGAGATCTTAAAGAATATGAATTGTGATTATATTCAGGGCTTCTATTTTAGCCAACCATTGATGCCGGATGATTTGAATTCATACTGCAAAAAAAAATAA
- a CDS encoding diguanylate cyclase, translating to MNVFFNLPENARNDFYQAKYNYYRHLNLGVLTLASLLYFLMVFSDWKLSGTFLSLNFLLRFLFVIPLSVVFVTYYKTRNFKIMSVLSFATIHTLILGNILISYVQFQHSILNEVFLITGFVLLLASFSTPVFYAVFANLMLVGDFFLSDYLLNLETSASTLLLFVLTIVVLSGLTIIFAQFYYRHYITERKLAFALIHDPLTKVFNRRKLDQLMGKSHDISFMSDEIGVLVMDIDNFKSVNDNYGHDNGDRILQFVADCIRNSLRGSDLVIRWGGEEFAAILFDCPADQVVQVAERIRNAVERSINGICPITISIGTALYTGGDCLDSLKNANQALKDAKDNGRNLVVPYSPEIIQNPSNQ from the coding sequence ATGAATGTTTTTTTTAACCTTCCTGAAAATGCCAGAAATGATTTCTATCAGGCAAAATACAATTATTATCGACACTTAAATTTAGGCGTATTAACACTAGCATCATTGTTATATTTCCTGATGGTGTTCTCTGACTGGAAGCTTTCAGGAACGTTTTTATCGCTCAATTTTCTGCTTCGGTTTCTTTTTGTTATCCCTTTATCAGTGGTGTTTGTAACTTATTATAAAACCCGAAATTTTAAAATTATGTCTGTCTTATCTTTTGCGACCATCCATACTCTTATTCTTGGAAATATATTAATTTCATATGTTCAATTTCAACATTCTATTTTAAATGAAGTCTTTCTGATTACCGGATTCGTTTTATTGTTGGCTTCCTTTTCCACTCCGGTATTTTACGCCGTTTTTGCCAACCTCATGTTAGTAGGCGACTTTTTTCTATCAGATTATCTTCTCAACCTTGAAACATCAGCCAGTACACTCTTACTTTTTGTATTGACAATTGTAGTGCTATCTGGACTGACTATTATCTTTGCTCAATTTTATTATCGCCATTATATAACAGAACGAAAATTGGCATTTGCACTCATACATGATCCCTTAACTAAGGTTTTTAATCGTCGAAAACTCGATCAACTAATGGGCAAGTCTCATGATATCTCTTTTATGAGTGATGAAATAGGCGTTTTGGTCATGGATATCGACAATTTTAAAAGTGTTAATGATAATTACGGACATGATAATGGTGATCGAATTCTCCAATTTGTCGCTGACTGCATTCGTAATAGTCTGCGTGGATCAGATTTGGTTATCCGTTGGGGTGGGGAGGAATTTGCAGCCATTCTGTTTGATTGTCCTGCTGACCAGGTTGTTCAGGTTGCTGAACGAATCCGCAATGCTGTTGAGCGTTCAATCAATGGTATCTGCCCTATCACAATTTCAATAGGCACTGCGCTTTATACTGGTGGGGACTGCCTTGATTCACTAAAAAACGCGAATCAAGCGCTTAAAGATGCTAAAGACAACGGCAGAAACCTGGTCGTTCCTTATTCTCCTGAAATAATACAAAATCCTTCCAATCAGTAG
- a CDS encoding GNAT family N-acetyltransferase, protein MKKVIKESLELRKLSAMDLTQFNDILRYAFQVTDEQLQKVGWKQNEIKRSKFPILEKADVLGWFEQGKLAAQIAVYPLEVNITGNIYKMGYITGVATYPEYMGMGLMSALMQESLENMYKRKQHISFLYPFSHPLYRHKGWEVVSDKMTFTVLDHQLPKNIEVAGRIKRVSESSEDLIALHDKFARQTHGCLVRNELVWEEYWRWDVEDVTVAIYYSTDEQALGYLVYLIENDVFHVKEMVYLNQEARKGLWGYIAAHESMIKEVVGSNYYNHTVSFLFGDSDMKETIRPYIMARIVDFQGFISEYQFTEPEIDENITFQIKDEVLQWNNRSFTLRFIGGRADLILDQISENVVEVDIGILTCMLLGYKRPTYLLQIERIVANKKTVSILERIIPNEKVYFSDYI, encoded by the coding sequence ATGAAAAAAGTAATAAAAGAAAGTCTTGAACTAAGAAAATTATCTGCAATGGATTTGACGCAGTTTAACGATATTTTAAGATATGCGTTTCAGGTTACAGACGAGCAATTGCAAAAGGTTGGATGGAAACAGAATGAAATTAAACGTTCGAAATTTCCTATTCTTGAGAAAGCAGATGTACTTGGCTGGTTTGAACAAGGTAAGCTGGCAGCACAAATCGCAGTTTATCCCCTTGAGGTTAATATAACTGGAAATATATATAAAATGGGATATATTACTGGAGTAGCTACTTATCCTGAATATATGGGTATGGGATTAATGTCTGCGTTGATGCAGGAGAGTCTAGAGAATATGTATAAAAGAAAGCAGCATATATCATTTCTTTATCCTTTTTCCCATCCCTTATATCGTCATAAAGGGTGGGAAGTCGTCTCCGATAAAATGACCTTTACTGTTTTGGATCATCAGCTGCCAAAAAATATTGAGGTGGCTGGGCGTATTAAAAGGGTATCCGAAAGCTCCGAAGACTTGATTGCCTTACATGATAAATTTGCCAGGCAAACCCATGGATGTCTTGTTCGAAATGAACTGGTATGGGAGGAGTACTGGCGTTGGGATGTTGAAGATGTGACCGTGGCGATTTATTACAGTACAGATGAACAAGCGCTTGGTTATCTGGTTTATTTAATCGAGAATGATGTGTTCCATGTTAAAGAAATGGTCTATTTAAATCAGGAAGCAAGAAAAGGTCTTTGGGGATATATTGCTGCGCATGAATCGATGATAAAGGAAGTGGTTGGCAGCAATTACTATAATCATACCGTCTCATTTTTATTTGGAGACAGCGATATGAAAGAAACGATTCGGCCATATATAATGGCAAGGATTGTTGATTTTCAGGGATTTATCAGTGAGTATCAATTTACTGAACCAGAAATTGATGAAAACATTACTTTTCAGATTAAGGATGAAGTACTTCAATGGAACAACAGATCCTTCACATTAAGATTTATCGGGGGGAGAGCGGATCTTATACTCGATCAGATATCAGAGAATGTTGTTGAGGTTGATATCGGAATTCTAACTTGTATGTTATTGGGATACAAACGGCCAACTTATCTCCTTCAGATAGAAAGGATTGTGGCCAATAAAAAAACAGTGTCTATCCTTGAACGTATTATTCCAAACGAGAAAGTATATTTTTCAGACTACATTTAA
- a CDS encoding serine hydrolase domain-containing protein, whose protein sequence is MKKRILGLLVLISCLLSLSGCGVTQTSSSENSQYEGTIETARTEIWRSITSGNVSSASVAIMKDSEIVYQESFGMANRLTSQQVDSETQYNIGSVSKVFTTVAVLQLVEEGLVNLDEPVTTYINDFTMLDDRYQQITVRMLMNHASGLPGTFLYNGFASADDPDFLTKFMNYLKQSTLKSDPGSVSVYCNDGFMLAEVLIERVSGQPYADYLQAHVFDVADMGKTSCSFMPDNDNIALNYSEDGLANPVEIVNLMGTGGLTSTASDLCRFGQALLNNTLISEESFLMMSEAQYGSATVPQGIPITDYGLGWDMVEVADFVNQGLTVHSKNGSTFQYSSQFYLIPEQNLVIALTYSGNKDVTPVTNSITEAFLRDTNVISTDTELTNVGTGLSVIPADVLQNTGIYGGNGIIWRVRFDLTNNQLIIDEYLEGDFVETQAMSYYDDGYFHNDAGMRYSFYDGPDQTLIVMTLPDVERHLVVAETLSSGSISDVGNFSDSWWIPANLSATDLNAEATYTDSFDQIPGLIVVDGGTIYALRDNMNSQMILEYARDLTDLSISLKNGAAMLSAYGYQYINAAAIDVLANSEDITIADDDTSMSRRINNNCVLQITMPESGRVVIYSPDYSIDYDSLYETQESVDVEAGSILLLTGKANDEFNVKVIN, encoded by the coding sequence ATGAAAAAGAGAATTTTGGGATTACTCGTTTTGATAAGTTGTTTGCTTTCTTTGAGTGGTTGTGGTGTAACCCAGACCAGTTCATCTGAAAACAGTCAATATGAGGGAACCATTGAAACCGCTAGGACTGAAATATGGCGTTCAATTACTTCAGGAAATGTTTCAAGTGCTTCGGTTGCTATCATGAAGGATAGCGAGATTGTTTATCAGGAAAGTTTTGGGATGGCAAATCGATTAACATCTCAACAGGTGGATTCAGAAACCCAATATAATATCGGTTCTGTGAGTAAAGTGTTTACAACTGTTGCTGTCCTTCAACTCGTTGAAGAGGGTTTAGTAAATTTGGATGAACCGGTAACCACTTATATTAATGATTTTACCATGTTAGATGACCGATATCAGCAAATTACTGTGCGAATGCTTATGAATCATGCTTCGGGGCTTCCTGGAACATTCCTGTATAATGGATTTGCCAGTGCAGATGATCCTGACTTTTTGACGAAATTTATGAACTATCTAAAACAAAGTACTTTAAAAAGTGATCCTGGCAGTGTGTCAGTTTATTGCAATGACGGATTTATGTTAGCTGAGGTTTTAATTGAACGTGTTTCCGGTCAGCCTTATGCCGATTATCTGCAGGCGCATGTTTTTGATGTAGCTGATATGGGCAAAACCAGTTGTTCATTCATGCCAGATAATGATAATATTGCCTTGAATTATAGTGAAGACGGTTTAGCAAATCCGGTAGAAATCGTCAATTTAATGGGGACAGGGGGACTGACCTCAACAGCATCAGATTTATGCAGGTTTGGTCAGGCACTTTTAAATAATACATTAATTAGCGAAGAATCATTTTTAATGATGTCGGAAGCGCAATATGGAAGTGCGACTGTACCACAGGGCATCCCGATAACTGATTACGGTTTAGGGTGGGATATGGTCGAAGTTGCTGATTTTGTCAATCAGGGTTTAACAGTTCATAGTAAAAATGGCTCAACTTTTCAATATTCGTCTCAGTTTTATCTGATTCCAGAACAAAATCTAGTAATAGCTTTAACATATTCAGGAAATAAAGATGTCACACCGGTAACCAATTCGATAACAGAAGCATTTTTAAGAGATACAAATGTGATTTCGACGGACACAGAACTAACGAATGTTGGAACAGGTTTAAGCGTCATTCCGGCTGATGTACTCCAAAACACTGGAATATATGGTGGTAATGGAATCATCTGGAGAGTCAGATTTGATCTGACAAACAATCAGTTGATTATCGATGAATACCTGGAAGGCGACTTTGTTGAGACCCAGGCGATGAGTTATTATGATGATGGATATTTTCATAACGATGCCGGGATGAGATATAGCTTTTACGATGGGCCTGATCAAACTTTGATTGTTATGACATTACCTGATGTTGAAAGACATTTGGTTGTTGCTGAAACACTATCAAGTGGGTCAATATCAGATGTTGGTAATTTTTCAGACTCCTGGTGGATACCCGCGAATTTAAGTGCGACTGATTTAAATGCTGAAGCAACTTATACAGATTCATTTGATCAAATCCCTGGTTTGATAGTGGTGGACGGGGGAACTATTTATGCTCTTAGAGATAATATGAACAGTCAGATGATTCTTGAATATGCCAGAGATCTGACGGATCTTAGTATCAGCCTGAAGAATGGGGCAGCTATGCTTTCTGCCTATGGATATCAGTATATAAATGCAGCTGCTATTGATGTACTGGCAAATTCAGAAGATATAACAATAGCTGATGATGATACTAGCATGAGCAGACGAATAAATAATAACTGTGTTCTTCAGATAACAATGCCAGAAAGCGGGCGTGTGGTTATTTATTCTCCTGATTATTCAATTGATTACGATAGTTTATATGAGACACAGGAATCAGTTGATGTAGAGGCCGGTTCGATACTACTACTTACCGGCAAAGCAAATGATGAATTTAACGTAAAAGTAATAAATTAA